The DNA window CGGGGCAGGAAGCGGCAGGAGGACGGCCCCTGCGCGCCGGAGACAAATCCTTCAGCAACATCGGAATCTCGACCTTCTACATGCTGAGCTCGACGATGCCCCAGGCCCTGGTCCAGGAGAAGGGGTACTACCCGGTAGGCGGGTGCGGCGGCAACATCGCCTGGCACACCGAGGATGATCGCCTCGAGATCGCGGACCGCGACAACCTGCTGCGCGATATGAAGGTCTATGTTGCGGCCGCGTTCCGCGCCGCGAACAGCCCCCTCTACCCGCTGGACTTCCGGGCCACCGCGGCGGAGTTCGGCCGGACGCTGGCGCGCTACCAGGAGGCGGCGGGCGCGCACTTCGATTTCAGTCCCGCCATCGCCGAGGTGGAGGCGCTGGCCGATCATCTGGGGCGGTTCTACGACACCCTGGCCGCGCTGGCCGGTCGCCCCTTGACCGACCCGCAGGTGCGGCGCGCCAACGACGTGCTGCGCAGGCTGGGTCGGGTGCTCGTCCCGATCAACTACACCCGCGCCGGACGCTTCCGCCACGACCCGGCGGTGAACATCCCGGCCCTGCCCGACCTGGAACCGGCGCTGCGCCTGGCCCAGGCTCCCCCGGGCGGTGACCTCTATCGCCTCACCCGCATCCACCTGACCCGGGGGCAGAACCGCGTCGTCGCCGCGCTGCGCGAGGCGCGGCGCCTCCTCCAGGAGGCCCGGCTCTAGCCTCCGATGCACCGCTACGTGCTGCGCCGGCTGACCGTCATGGTGCCGATCCTGCTGGGCATCACCGTGGTCAGCTACGTCATCATGTCCCTCACCCCCGGCGATCCGGTGCAGATGCTGATCAGCCCCAGCATGAGCGCGGAGGACATGGCGATCCGGCGGAAGGCTCTGGGGCTGGACCAGCCGGTGCACATTCGGTACGTGAAGTGGCTGGGGGAGCTGGTGCGGGGCAACCTCGGCTACTCCTTCAGCAGCGGCGCACCGGTGACCCGGAGGGTCGGGGAGCGCATCATCCCCACCCTCAAGCTCACGGGCACGGCGCTGCTGCTCTCCTACCTGATCGGCATCCCGGTCGGGGTGGTCGCGGCGACCAGGCGCTACAGCACGACCGACTACCTGGTGACGGTCATCACCTTCTTGGGGATCAGCCTGCCCACGTTCTTCCTGGGGCTGGCCGGGATCTACATCTTCGCCCTGCGGCTGAGGTGGCTGCCGGTGGGCGGGACGATGACCCTCGGCGGAGAGGGCGGATTCCTGGACGGGCTGCACCACCTCATCCTTCCGGCCGGCGTCCTGGCCGTGGCCGGCGCCGGGGTGGTGGCCCGGTACGTGCGGAGCAGCCTGCTGGAGGTGCTGGGACAGGACTACGTGCGCACGGCGCGGGCCAAGGGGCTGGCCGAAGCGCTGGTGTTGCGCCGGCACGCCCTGCGCAACGCCCTGATCCCGGTGATCACGCTGGCCGGGCTGCAGATCCCGGCCCTGCTGGCCGGCGCCGTGATCACCGAGCAGGTCTTCGAATGGCCGGGGATGGGGCGGCTGACCATCGAGGCCATCAACCAGCGCGACTATCCCGTGATGATGGCGATCACGCTCATCACGGCGGTCCTGGTCGCCGCCGGCAATCTGCTGGCCGACATCGCCTACGCCGCGGCCGATCCGCGCATCCACTATGAGTGACGCCGTGTCCGTGCCTTCCGCCCTCCGGCCGTCCCGGCCGGCGCGTCCGGTCACCTTCTGGAGCCTGGCCCTGCAGCGGTTCCTGCGGCACCGTTTGGCCGTGACCGGGCTGCTGGTGATGGTCG is part of the Armatimonadota bacterium genome and encodes:
- a CDS encoding ABC transporter permease, with translation MHRYVLRRLTVMVPILLGITVVSYVIMSLTPGDPVQMLISPSMSAEDMAIRRKALGLDQPVHIRYVKWLGELVRGNLGYSFSSGAPVTRRVGERIIPTLKLTGTALLLSYLIGIPVGVVAATRRYSTTDYLVTVITFLGISLPTFFLGLAGIYIFALRLRWLPVGGTMTLGGEGGFLDGLHHLILPAGVLAVAGAGVVARYVRSSLLEVLGQDYVRTARAKGLAEALVLRRHALRNALIPVITLAGLQIPALLAGAVITEQVFEWPGMGRLTIEAINQRDYPVMMAITLITAVLVAAGNLLADIAYAAADPRIHYE